The following proteins are co-located in the Micromonospora viridifaciens genome:
- the recD2 gene encoding SF1B family DNA helicase RecD2 produces MTGPARPPLAVLDAVLERLTYVNEETGYTVARVATERASDLLTVVGALLGAQPGESLRLRGRWSSHPKYGRQFEVDSYTTVLPATIQGIRRYLGSGLVKGIGPVFAERIVAHFGLDTLRVIEEEPARLVEVPGLGPKRTAKITAAWEEQKAIKEVMVFLQGVGVSTSLAVRVYKQYGDASIDVVSKEPYRLAADVWGIGFKTADTVAQAVGIPHDSPQRIMAGLQYTLSEATDDGHCYLPEPDLVADATKILDVPGDLVARCLADLVADEGVVRETLTGGDGEPVQAVYLVPFHRAEQSLASSLLRLLRDPADRLPHFTRVDWGRALAWLKARTGADLAPEQEQAVRLALTSKVAVLTGGPGCGKSFTVRSIVELAAAKKAKVTLVAPTGRAAKRLSELTGHPAATVHRLLQLRPGGDPSYDRDNPLDVDLLVVDEASMLDLLLANKLVKAVPPGAHLLLVGDVDQLPSVGAGEVLRDLLAAPAVPRVRLTQIFRQAAQSGVVTNAHRINAGRPPLLQGLPDFFLFPCDDNDATATLTVDVACTRIPARFGLDARRDVQVLTPMHRGPAGSGALNTLLQQQLTPHREGQPERRAGGRVFRVGDKVTQIRNNYDKGQSGVFNGTLGIVTALSPEEQTLTVRTDEDENIDYDFDELDELAHAYAMTIHRSQGSEYPAVVIPLTTSAWMMLQRNLLYTAVTRAKRLVVLVGSRRALAAAVRTVGAGRRHTALDHRLT; encoded by the coding sequence GTGACTGGTCCCGCTCGTCCGCCGCTGGCCGTGCTCGACGCGGTGCTGGAGCGGCTGACCTACGTCAACGAGGAGACCGGTTACACCGTCGCCCGCGTCGCCACCGAGCGCGCGTCCGACCTGTTGACCGTGGTCGGCGCGTTGTTGGGCGCGCAGCCGGGGGAGAGCCTGCGGCTGCGGGGGCGCTGGTCCTCACACCCGAAGTACGGCCGGCAGTTCGAGGTCGACTCCTACACCACCGTGCTGCCGGCCACCATCCAGGGCATCCGGCGCTACCTCGGCTCCGGCCTGGTCAAGGGTATCGGGCCGGTGTTCGCCGAGCGGATCGTGGCGCACTTCGGGCTGGACACCCTGCGGGTGATCGAGGAGGAACCGGCCCGCCTGGTGGAGGTGCCCGGGTTGGGGCCGAAACGCACCGCGAAGATCACCGCGGCGTGGGAGGAGCAGAAGGCCATCAAGGAGGTGATGGTCTTCCTGCAGGGCGTCGGGGTGTCGACGTCCCTGGCGGTTCGCGTCTACAAGCAGTACGGCGACGCCTCCATCGACGTGGTGTCGAAGGAGCCGTACCGGCTCGCCGCGGACGTGTGGGGCATCGGCTTCAAGACCGCCGACACCGTCGCTCAAGCCGTCGGGATCCCCCACGACAGCCCACAGCGGATCATGGCGGGCCTGCAGTACACCCTCTCCGAGGCCACCGACGACGGGCACTGCTACCTGCCCGAACCGGACCTGGTCGCCGACGCCACGAAGATCCTCGACGTGCCCGGCGACCTCGTCGCCCGCTGCCTCGCCGACCTGGTCGCCGACGAGGGTGTCGTCCGCGAGACGCTGACCGGCGGCGACGGCGAGCCGGTGCAGGCGGTGTATCTGGTGCCGTTCCACCGCGCCGAGCAGTCCCTCGCCTCCTCGCTCCTGCGGCTGCTGCGCGACCCGGCCGACCGGCTGCCCCACTTCACGCGGGTGGACTGGGGCAGGGCGCTGGCCTGGCTGAAGGCGCGCACCGGCGCGGACCTGGCCCCCGAGCAGGAGCAGGCCGTCCGCCTCGCGCTCACCTCGAAGGTCGCGGTGCTCACGGGCGGGCCGGGCTGCGGCAAGAGCTTCACCGTCCGCTCCATCGTCGAGCTCGCCGCCGCCAAGAAGGCCAAGGTCACCCTCGTCGCCCCGACCGGCCGAGCCGCCAAACGCCTGTCGGAACTGACCGGACACCCCGCCGCCACCGTGCACCGGCTGCTGCAGCTCCGCCCCGGCGGCGACCCCTCCTACGATCGCGACAACCCCCTCGACGTCGATCTTCTCGTCGTCGACGAGGCCTCGATGCTCGACCTGCTCCTCGCGAACAAACTCGTCAAGGCCGTCCCACCCGGCGCCCATCTGCTCCTCGTCGGCGACGTCGACCAGCTTCCCTCCGTCGGTGCCGGCGAGGTGCTGCGCGACCTGCTCGCCGCCCCGGCCGTTCCACGGGTGCGGTTGACGCAGATCTTCCGCCAGGCCGCCCAGTCCGGCGTCGTCACCAACGCCCACCGCATCAACGCCGGCCGCCCACCCCTCCTCCAGGGCCTGCCGGACTTCTTCCTGTTCCCCTGCGACGACAACGACGCCACCGCCACCCTCACCGTCGATGTCGCCTGCACCCGCATCCCCGCCAGGTTCGGCCTCGACGCCCGCCGGGACGTGCAGGTCCTCACCCCCATGCACCGCGGTCCCGCCGGCTCCGGCGCCCTCAACACGCTGCTGCAACAGCAACTCACGCCGCACCGGGAGGGGCAGCCCGAGCGGCGCGCGGGTGGGCGGGTGTTCCGCGTCGGCGACAAGGTCACCCAGATCCGCAACAACTACGACAAGGGCCAGTCCGGCGTCTTCAACGGCACCCTCGGCATCGTCACCGCGCTCTCCCCCGAGGAGCAGACCCTCACCGTACGCACCGACGAGGACGAGAACATCGACTACGACTTCGACGAACTCGACGAGCTCGCCCACGCCTACGCGATGACCATCCACCGCTCCCAGGGCTCCGAATACCCCGCCGTCGTCATTCCCCTGACCACCAGCGCGTGGATGATGCTGCAACGCAACCTGCTCTACACCGCCGTCACCCGCGCCAAGCGCCTCGTCGTCCTCGTCGGCTCCCGCCGCGCCCTCGCCGCCGCCGTCCGCACCGTCGGCGCCGGCCGCCGCCACACCGCCCTCGACCACCGCCTCACCTGA
- a CDS encoding aminoglycoside phosphotransferase family protein, which produces MGRTRMHADEVETDSDLVRRLLAGQFPHWAGLPIRLVASYGTDHDIYRLGEDLAVRLPRIGWATTQAAREAEWLPRLAPHLPLAVPVPLAMGQPAEGYPFDWSVYEWLPGENANGTIDDLGQAAVDLAAFITALHRIDTIGAYPRPPRSRGCDLAELDEVVRRAVAQLGDRIDDTATLRAWQESLDAPAWDRPGVWVHGDLLPGNLLVVKGHLSAVIDFGGLNVGDPACDLQPAWNVFSGPSRQRFRAELAVDDATWLRGRGWALLQAVIALPYYWDTNPGIVRQTSHALSEVLAEAEGRPTAARRA; this is translated from the coding sequence ATGGGCCGGACGAGGATGCACGCCGACGAGGTGGAGACCGACAGCGACCTGGTCCGGCGGCTGCTCGCCGGCCAGTTCCCGCACTGGGCCGGCCTGCCGATCCGGTTGGTCGCCTCGTACGGCACCGACCACGACATCTACCGACTCGGCGAGGACCTGGCGGTCCGGCTGCCCCGGATCGGCTGGGCCACCACGCAGGCCGCACGGGAGGCCGAGTGGCTCCCCCGGCTGGCCCCACACCTGCCGCTCGCCGTGCCCGTTCCGCTGGCCATGGGGCAGCCCGCCGAGGGCTACCCCTTCGACTGGTCGGTGTACGAGTGGCTGCCCGGCGAGAACGCCAACGGGACCATCGACGACCTGGGCCAGGCGGCGGTCGACCTGGCCGCGTTCATCACCGCGCTGCACCGGATCGACACCATCGGCGCGTACCCCCGGCCACCCCGCAGCCGAGGCTGCGACCTGGCCGAGCTCGATGAGGTCGTACGCCGGGCGGTGGCGCAGCTCGGTGACCGCATCGACGACACCGCGACGCTGCGCGCCTGGCAGGAGTCGCTGGACGCCCCGGCGTGGGACCGGCCGGGAGTGTGGGTCCACGGGGACCTGCTGCCCGGCAACCTGCTGGTCGTGAAGGGACACCTGTCCGCGGTCATCGACTTCGGGGGTCTCAACGTCGGCGATCCGGCCTGCGACCTGCAACCGGCCTGGAACGTCTTCTCCGGCCCCAGCCGCCAGCGGTTCCGCGCCGAACTGGCCGTGGACGATGCCACCTGGCTGCGCGGACGCGGGTGGGCACTGCTCCAGGCGGTGATCGCGTTGCCGTACTACTGGGACACCAACCCGGGGATCGTCCGCCAGACGTCGCACGCGCTGAGCGAGGTGCTCGCCGAGGCCGAGGGCCGACCCACCGCCGCCCGGCGGGCATGA
- the katG gene encoding catalase/peroxidase HPI, which produces MCSRHQQSVGRDERSTGEGDVPERGSESENPAIPSPTQKPSRPRTNQDWWPNQLNLQVLHQPSPRANPMGAAFNYAEEFKTLDVDALKRDIVAVMTTSQDWWPADFGHYGPLFIRMSWHAAGTYRIEDGRGGAGDGAQRFAPLNSWPDNASLDKARRLLWPVKQKYGPKISWADLLVFAGNCALESMGFKTFGFGFGREDIWEPEEIFWGPEDTWLGDERYSGDRQLAGPLGAVQMGLIYVNPEGPNGTPDPLASARDVRETFRRMAMDDEETVALIAGGHTFGKTHGAAPAEYVGPEPEGAPLEEQGLGWKNSFGTGKGADTITSGLEVTWTYHPTRWDNEFFHILFAYEWELMQSPAGAHQWRPKNGAGADMVPEAHDPTKRREPRMLTSDLALRYDPTYEQISRRFLANPDEFADAFARAWYKLLHRDMGPVSRFLGPWVPEPQLWQDPVPAVDHELIADEDVAALKRTILASGLSISRLVATAWAAAASFRGTDMRGGANGGRIRLEPQKNWEVNEPAQLATVLRTLEQIQQEFNSSQTGGKKVSLADLIVLGGCAAVEQAAREAGHDIVVPFSPGRTDAAQEQTDVESFAVLEPRADGFRNYLRAGQKLSPETLLLDRANLLTLTAPEMTVLVGGMRALNANVGQAEHGVLTDRPETLTTDFFVNLLDIGTEWKASASAENVYEGRDRATGEVRWTATAVDLVFGANSQLRGIAEVYASSGGQEKFVRDFVAAWVKVMNLDRFDLT; this is translated from the coding sequence GTGTGTTCCCGGCACCAGCAATCAGTTGGCAGAGACGAGAGATCGACAGGAGAAGGCGACGTGCCTGAGCGCGGCAGCGAGAGCGAGAACCCGGCAATCCCCTCCCCGACCCAGAAGCCGAGCCGGCCGAGGACGAACCAGGACTGGTGGCCGAACCAGCTGAACCTGCAGGTCCTCCATCAGCCCTCCCCCAGAGCCAACCCGATGGGCGCGGCCTTCAACTACGCCGAAGAGTTCAAGACCCTCGACGTCGACGCGCTGAAGCGGGACATCGTCGCGGTGATGACGACGTCGCAGGACTGGTGGCCGGCCGACTTCGGCCACTACGGTCCGCTCTTCATCCGGATGAGCTGGCACGCCGCCGGCACGTACCGCATCGAGGACGGCCGCGGCGGTGCCGGCGACGGCGCGCAGCGCTTCGCACCGCTCAACAGCTGGCCGGACAACGCGAGCCTCGACAAGGCGCGCCGGTTGCTGTGGCCGGTCAAGCAGAAGTACGGGCCGAAGATCTCCTGGGCCGACCTCCTGGTCTTCGCGGGCAACTGTGCGCTGGAGTCGATGGGGTTCAAGACGTTCGGCTTCGGCTTCGGGCGCGAGGACATCTGGGAACCCGAGGAGATCTTCTGGGGGCCCGAGGACACGTGGCTCGGCGACGAGCGCTACAGCGGCGACCGGCAGCTCGCCGGCCCGCTCGGTGCCGTACAGATGGGGTTGATCTACGTGAACCCGGAGGGGCCCAACGGCACCCCGGATCCGCTGGCCTCCGCCCGGGACGTCCGTGAGACCTTCCGGCGGATGGCGATGGACGACGAGGAGACGGTCGCGCTGATCGCCGGCGGTCACACCTTCGGCAAGACCCACGGCGCCGCGCCGGCCGAGTACGTCGGCCCGGAGCCCGAGGGCGCGCCGCTCGAGGAGCAGGGCCTGGGCTGGAAGAACAGCTTCGGCACCGGCAAGGGCGCGGACACCATCACCAGCGGCCTCGAGGTCACCTGGACCTACCACCCGACCCGCTGGGACAACGAGTTCTTCCACATCCTCTTCGCCTACGAATGGGAACTGATGCAGTCGCCCGCCGGCGCACACCAGTGGCGCCCCAAGAACGGCGCCGGCGCCGACATGGTGCCGGAGGCACACGACCCGACGAAGCGCCGCGAACCGCGGATGCTCACATCGGACCTCGCGCTCCGGTACGACCCCACCTACGAGCAGATCTCCCGTCGGTTCCTGGCCAACCCGGACGAGTTCGCGGACGCCTTCGCCCGGGCGTGGTACAAGCTGCTGCACCGTGACATGGGGCCCGTCTCGCGCTTCCTCGGCCCGTGGGTGCCGGAGCCGCAGCTGTGGCAGGACCCGGTCCCGGCGGTCGATCACGAGCTGATCGCCGACGAGGACGTCGCCGCGCTCAAGCGCACGATCCTGGCCTCGGGACTGTCCATTTCCCGGCTGGTCGCGACCGCCTGGGCGGCGGCGGCCAGTTTCCGCGGCACCGACATGCGGGGCGGGGCCAACGGCGGGCGGATCCGCCTCGAGCCGCAGAAGAACTGGGAGGTCAACGAGCCGGCCCAGCTCGCCACGGTGCTGCGGACGCTGGAACAGATCCAGCAGGAGTTCAACAGCTCGCAGACCGGTGGGAAGAAGGTGTCGCTCGCCGACCTGATCGTGCTCGGCGGCTGCGCCGCGGTCGAGCAGGCGGCCAGGGAAGCCGGACATGACATCGTGGTCCCGTTCTCGCCCGGGCGCACGGACGCCGCACAGGAGCAGACCGACGTGGAGTCGTTCGCCGTGCTCGAGCCGAGGGCGGACGGGTTCCGCAACTACCTGCGCGCCGGGCAGAAGCTGTCGCCGGAAACCCTGCTGCTGGACCGGGCCAACCTGCTGACGCTCACCGCGCCCGAGATGACGGTCCTCGTGGGCGGCATGCGGGCCCTGAACGCGAACGTGGGGCAGGCAGAGCACGGCGTCCTCACCGACCGCCCCGAGACCCTGACGACCGACTTCTTCGTGAACCTGCTGGACATCGGCACGGAGTGGAAGGCATCCGCCTCGGCCGAGAACGTGTACGAGGGTCGGGATCGGGCCACGGGCGAGGTCAGGTGGACCGCCACCGCAGTCGACCTCGTCTTCGGTGCGAACTCCCAGCTCCGAGGCATCGCGGAGGTCTACGCCAGTAGCGGCGGGCAGGAAAAGTTCGTCCGGGACTTCGTCGCGGCCTGGGTCAAGGTCATGAACCTGGACCGCTTCGACCTCACCTGA